A single window of Streptomyces sp. NBC_00464 DNA harbors:
- a CDS encoding peptidoglycan-binding protein: MTRKQERDGRQASPGVLLAELLREWWEAAGGPTGGARPTQQALASRLGIDQTTLSRYLNRNHPSTAPQRVVEALHAQLRAPQAELEQARAWSRAALEEQSRQRAVSNGPAGIVNGAAARVDSPSADASGPQTSAAGDEAPVGAAGAAGSHRSRGPGRLRPRWPMVVTVALVAVAFAAGALTQQQRKSDPPVTASGTGRAGAPPSTGAPLEWPVLKRKRNEDQFVRGRALQNLLRKEKYELEVDGIFGDRTYRAVVDFQRRNHLRPDGKVGGETWPALVEELTLGSRGFAVLAAQELLDNTDLGGTEVTGTFTPTNAAEVSFFQQRHGLPRTGRVDTDTWLALLVFQSDPQDTPSYQKSASPSGPASP, from the coding sequence ATGACGAGGAAGCAGGAGCGTGACGGCCGGCAGGCGTCTCCCGGCGTACTGCTGGCAGAACTGCTCCGTGAGTGGTGGGAGGCCGCCGGAGGGCCGACCGGCGGTGCGCGACCGACGCAACAGGCGCTGGCCTCACGCCTGGGCATCGACCAGACCACTCTGTCGCGCTATCTGAACCGTAATCACCCTTCCACCGCACCGCAGCGGGTGGTCGAGGCACTGCATGCGCAGTTGCGGGCCCCGCAAGCGGAGTTGGAGCAGGCACGGGCGTGGTCCAGGGCGGCGCTGGAGGAGCAGAGCCGCCAACGAGCCGTGAGCAACGGTCCGGCCGGCATCGTGAACGGCGCCGCCGCCCGCGTCGACAGCCCGTCCGCCGACGCCTCGGGCCCGCAGACATCCGCTGCCGGCGACGAAGCCCCCGTCGGAGCAGCCGGCGCGGCCGGTTCGCACAGAAGTCGCGGCCCGGGCCGTCTCCGCCCCCGGTGGCCCATGGTGGTGACGGTGGCACTGGTGGCGGTGGCCTTTGCCGCCGGGGCCCTCACCCAGCAACAGCGGAAGTCCGACCCGCCGGTTACGGCGAGCGGAACGGGCCGGGCGGGCGCGCCCCCTTCGACCGGAGCGCCGCTCGAATGGCCGGTACTGAAGAGGAAGCGGAACGAGGACCAGTTCGTGCGTGGCCGCGCCCTGCAGAACCTGTTGAGGAAGGAGAAGTACGAGCTGGAGGTGGACGGGATCTTCGGAGACCGGACGTACCGGGCAGTCGTGGACTTCCAGCGGCGGAACCACCTCCGCCCGGACGGCAAGGTGGGCGGGGAGACCTGGCCGGCGCTGGTCGAGGAGCTCACGCTGGGAAGCCGCGGTTTCGCGGTCCTTGCCGCGCAGGAGCTGCTGGACAACACGGATCTGGGCGGCACGGAGGTGACGGGGACGTTCACCCCGACGAACGCCGCCGAGGTGAGCTTCTTCCAGCAGAGGCACGGCCTGCCCCGGACCGGCCGGGTCGACACGGACACCTGGCTGGCTCTGCTGGTGTTCCAGAGCGACCCCCAGGACACGCCCTCGTACCAGAAGTCCGCGAGCCCGTCCGGGCCCGCGTCCCCGTGA
- a CDS encoding maltokinase N-terminal cap-like domain-containing protein has translation MSEAASAQVTLANSTALLPSLGPLLHEWLPRQRWFAGKGRPITAFSLVSATEILPVDSGAAETGPGLLHLLVKAHQPTMPAQPPPDCYQLLLGVRSTLSPRLAPALIGRVTDGPLAGRTVYDGLYDPRLASLLLERLRTPGGLGGLRFGRGAEPIPDGLTPRVLDTEQSNSSLVYGDSYILKIFRRVFPGTNPDLELPLALAREGCGRVPAPVAWFEAAAPERLTLGVLQPYLRGAQDGWQLALRALATGDDFTPEAHALGRATAEVHTALAAALPTPSLHRSQTDQLAAAMVRRLEAAAHAVPALVPYVPGLRAAFDAVTTLGHGGHGWAAQRVHGDLHLGQTLRGSDGFWSLIDFEGEPARPLPERRSPQPPVRDIAGMLRSFDYAARSHRPWNADWAARCRTAYCDGYAQAAGTDPRDEPELLRAHETDKAVYEVLYEARHRPDWLPVPMAAIHRLAADAD, from the coding sequence ATGTCGGAGGCTGCATCCGCTCAGGTCACCCTGGCGAACAGCACAGCCCTGCTCCCGTCTCTCGGACCGCTGCTGCACGAATGGCTGCCCCGGCAGCGATGGTTCGCGGGCAAGGGGCGGCCCATCACCGCCTTCTCACTCGTCTCGGCGACCGAAATACTGCCGGTCGACTCCGGAGCGGCCGAAACCGGTCCGGGCCTCCTCCACCTCCTGGTGAAGGCCCATCAGCCCACGATGCCGGCCCAGCCGCCCCCGGACTGCTACCAGTTGCTGCTCGGTGTGCGCTCCACCCTGTCCCCGCGGCTGGCGCCCGCCCTCATCGGGCGTGTGACGGACGGACCGCTGGCCGGCCGCACCGTCTACGACGGCCTGTACGACCCGCGCCTCGCCTCCCTGCTGCTGGAGCGGCTGCGCACGCCCGGCGGGCTCGGCGGCCTGCGCTTCGGCCGGGGCGCGGAGCCGATCCCCGACGGGCTGACCCCCCGGGTGCTGGACACCGAGCAGTCCAACTCCTCGCTCGTGTACGGCGACTCCTACATCCTCAAGATCTTCCGCCGGGTCTTCCCCGGCACCAACCCCGATCTGGAACTGCCGCTCGCGCTCGCCCGTGAAGGGTGCGGACGCGTCCCCGCGCCGGTCGCCTGGTTCGAGGCCGCCGCACCGGAGCGGCTCACGCTCGGCGTGCTCCAGCCGTACCTGCGTGGCGCCCAGGACGGCTGGCAGCTCGCCCTGCGCGCACTGGCGACGGGCGACGACTTCACGCCCGAGGCCCACGCCCTGGGCCGGGCCACCGCTGAGGTGCACACCGCGCTCGCCGCGGCCCTGCCCACACCGTCCCTGCACCGCTCCCAGACCGACCAGCTGGCCGCCGCCATGGTGCGGCGCCTTGAGGCAGCCGCCCACGCGGTGCCCGCACTGGTGCCGTACGTCCCCGGACTGCGCGCCGCCTTCGACGCCGTGACGACCCTGGGCCACGGCGGCCACGGCTGGGCCGCCCAGCGGGTGCACGGCGACCTCCACCTCGGCCAGACGCTGCGCGGCAGCGACGGTTTCTGGTCACTGATCGACTTCGAGGGCGAACCGGCCCGCCCGCTCCCCGAGCGCCGCAGCCCGCAGCCGCCGGTGCGCGACATCGCCGGAATGCTCCGCTCCTTCGACTACGCGGCCCGCTCGCACCGGCCCTGGAACGCCGACTGGGCGGCGCGCTGCCGGACCGCCTACTGCGACGGCTACGCGCAGGCGGCGGGCACCGACCCCCGCGACGAGCCGGAGCTGCTGCGCGCCCACGAGACCGACAAGGCGGTCTACGAGGTGTTGTACGAGGCCCGCCACCGCCCCGACTGGCTGCCCGTCCCGATGGCCGCGATCCACCGTCTGGCGGCCGACGCCGACTGA
- the glgB gene encoding 1,4-alpha-glucan branching enzyme: protein MTARKPSRKASDPAPTTLDAPLSAAPAEHADAAAGPATGTLAPVEADAPPTEAAATPPPAKRAKRAAPPRPRRAGGQGVRPAGALDDGDRARLLSGEHHAPHELLGAHQIRGGVTFRVLRPFARSVTVLAKGLRAQLLDDGDGFFSGLLPMPAVPDYRLLVAYDDNEIEIHDPYRFLPALGDLDLHLIGEGRHEELWTALGARVMEHQGVTGTRFTVWAPNARGVRVSGDFNYWDGTGFPMRSLGSTGVWELFLPAIGEGALYKFDICRPDGSHTLRADPMARHAEVPPSNASVVTAAHHVWQDQEWMAHRGDVPVHEAPLSVYEVHLPSWRPGLTYRQLAEQLPAYVRDLGFTHVELMPVSEHPFGGSWGYQVTGFYAPTSRMGSPDDFRFLVDALHGAGIGVIVDWVPAHFPRDDWALAEFDGRALYEHSDPQRAAHPDWGTLEFDYGRTEVRNFLVSNATYWCEEFHIDGLRVDAVASMLYLDYSREDGEWSPNEHGGRENPDAVAFLQEMNATVYRRNPGVVTIAEESTAWDGVTRATHHVGPGGFGGLGFGLKWNMGWMHDSLEYVSKEPVHRKYHHNEMTFSMVYAYSENYVLPISHDEVVHGKRSLVSKMPGDWWQQRANHRAYLGFMWAHPGKQLLFMGQEFAQGAEWSEGHGPDWWLLDPSYAAESDHRGVRTLVSDLNAVYGTTPALWQRDTVPEGFSWIEGGAAEDNAFAFVRYDAAGSPLIAVSHFSPVVRSDYRIGVPDGPEAWVEVLNTDELRYGGSDVRNEEPLKPEAVAAHGRDTSITLTLPPLATVWLRPA from the coding sequence GTGACCGCCCGCAAGCCGTCCCGCAAAGCGTCCGATCCCGCTCCGACCACCCTCGACGCCCCTCTCTCCGCGGCGCCCGCCGAGCATGCGGACGCCGCCGCCGGCCCGGCCACCGGGACCCTCGCACCGGTGGAGGCGGACGCACCGCCCACCGAGGCGGCAGCGACGCCCCCACCGGCCAAGCGGGCGAAGCGGGCGGCGCCGCCGCGCCCCCGCCGCGCGGGCGGTCAGGGCGTCCGCCCCGCCGGTGCGCTCGACGACGGGGACCGGGCACGCCTCCTGTCGGGTGAGCACCACGCCCCGCACGAGCTGCTCGGCGCCCACCAGATCCGCGGCGGGGTCACCTTCCGGGTGCTGCGCCCGTTCGCCCGCTCGGTCACCGTGCTCGCCAAGGGGCTGCGCGCCCAGCTGCTCGACGACGGCGACGGGTTCTTCTCGGGACTGCTGCCGATGCCCGCGGTCCCCGACTACCGGCTCCTGGTGGCGTACGACGACAACGAGATCGAGATCCACGACCCGTACCGCTTCCTGCCCGCGCTGGGCGATCTCGATCTGCATCTGATCGGCGAGGGCCGGCACGAGGAGCTGTGGACCGCGCTCGGTGCCCGGGTGATGGAGCACCAGGGCGTCACCGGCACCCGGTTCACGGTGTGGGCGCCCAACGCCCGCGGGGTCCGTGTCTCCGGGGACTTCAACTACTGGGACGGCACCGGATTCCCGATGCGTTCGCTCGGCTCCACCGGAGTGTGGGAGCTCTTCCTGCCGGCGATCGGGGAGGGGGCGCTGTACAAGTTCGACATCTGCCGCCCGGACGGCTCGCACACGCTGCGCGCCGACCCGATGGCCCGCCACGCCGAGGTCCCGCCGTCCAACGCCTCGGTCGTGACGGCCGCGCACCACGTCTGGCAGGACCAGGAGTGGATGGCGCACCGCGGGGACGTCCCCGTCCACGAGGCGCCGCTCTCGGTCTACGAGGTGCACCTGCCGTCCTGGCGACCGGGTCTCACCTACCGGCAGCTCGCGGAGCAACTCCCGGCGTACGTACGCGATCTGGGCTTCACCCACGTGGAGCTGATGCCGGTCTCCGAGCACCCCTTCGGCGGCTCCTGGGGCTATCAGGTCACCGGTTTCTACGCCCCGACGTCCCGGATGGGCTCGCCGGACGACTTCCGCTTCCTGGTCGACGCGCTGCACGGGGCCGGGATCGGCGTCATCGTCGACTGGGTGCCCGCGCACTTTCCGCGTGACGACTGGGCGCTCGCCGAGTTCGACGGCCGCGCGCTGTACGAGCACTCGGACCCGCAGCGGGCCGCACACCCGGACTGGGGGACGCTCGAATTCGACTACGGCCGCACCGAGGTCCGCAACTTCCTGGTCTCCAACGCCACGTACTGGTGCGAGGAGTTCCACATCGACGGGCTGCGGGTCGACGCGGTCGCCTCGATGCTCTACCTCGACTACTCGCGCGAGGACGGGGAGTGGTCACCGAACGAGCACGGCGGCCGGGAGAACCCGGACGCCGTCGCCTTCCTCCAGGAGATGAACGCGACGGTCTACCGCCGCAACCCCGGCGTCGTGACGATCGCGGAGGAGTCCACCGCCTGGGACGGCGTCACCCGCGCCACCCATCATGTGGGCCCCGGCGGATTCGGCGGTCTCGGCTTCGGGCTGAAGTGGAACATGGGCTGGATGCACGACTCGCTGGAGTACGTGTCGAAGGAGCCGGTACACCGCAAGTACCACCACAACGAGATGACTTTCTCGATGGTGTACGCGTACAGCGAGAACTACGTCCTGCCGATCTCGCACGACGAGGTGGTGCACGGCAAGCGGTCGCTCGTCAGCAAGATGCCCGGCGACTGGTGGCAGCAGCGCGCCAACCACCGCGCCTATCTCGGCTTCATGTGGGCCCACCCCGGCAAGCAACTCCTCTTCATGGGGCAGGAGTTCGCGCAGGGTGCGGAGTGGTCGGAGGGCCACGGCCCGGACTGGTGGCTGCTCGACCCGTCGTACGCGGCGGAGAGCGACCACCGGGGCGTACGGACGCTGGTGAGCGATCTGAACGCGGTGTACGGGACGACGCCGGCGCTCTGGCAGCGCGACACCGTCCCGGAGGGCTTCAGCTGGATCGAGGGCGGCGCCGCGGAGGACAACGCCTTCGCGTTCGTGCGGTACGACGCGGCCGGATCCCCCCTGATCGCCGTCTCCCATTTCTCCCCGGTGGTGCGCAGCGACTACCGCATCGGCGTGCCGGACGGGCCGGAGGCCTGGGTGGAGGTCCTGAACACGGACGAGCTGCGGTACGGCGGGAGCGACGTACGCAACGAGGAGCCGCTGAAGCCGGAGGCGGTGGCGGCGCACGGCAGGGACACCAGCATCACGCTGACGCTCCCGCCGCTGGCGACGGTGTGGCTGCGGCCGGCCTGA
- a CDS encoding glycoside hydrolase family 25 protein codes for MPLFARAALTVVKNHATALRGTAVRNVALAVITGTLITGPAVTPAQAAPPSDYRVKGVDTSHYNHPGNKVIDWQRVRRAGYAFMYAKATEGTTHQDRWLAADLKNAKAASLFRGAYHFYGTTAGKDQAENFVATVRRAGYTGKAPGELPPAIDLELKAGGACPRNFSTAELRTFLRAVDAEMKVKPVIYTTEQFVKACMKGDGSLFADHMLWQPRYRSSASEPTTVPGAGSRWKIWQHSETGTVPGIESNNRTDLNVFRGTVAELERLAHT; via the coding sequence ATGCCACTCTTCGCCCGAGCGGCGCTCACCGTCGTGAAGAACCACGCCACCGCCCTGCGCGGGACAGCCGTCCGTAACGTCGCACTGGCGGTGATCACCGGAACGCTGATCACCGGTCCGGCCGTGACACCCGCGCAGGCCGCCCCGCCGAGCGACTACCGCGTCAAAGGGGTCGACACGAGCCACTACAACCACCCCGGGAACAAGGTCATCGACTGGCAGCGGGTGCGACGAGCGGGCTATGCGTTCATGTACGCCAAAGCCACCGAGGGCACCACGCATCAGGACAGGTGGCTCGCCGCCGACCTGAAGAATGCCAAGGCTGCCAGCCTGTTCCGCGGCGCGTACCACTTCTACGGCACGACGGCCGGCAAGGACCAGGCCGAGAACTTCGTCGCGACGGTGCGGAGGGCCGGCTACACGGGGAAGGCGCCCGGCGAACTGCCGCCCGCCATCGATCTGGAGCTGAAGGCGGGCGGCGCCTGCCCGAGGAACTTCAGTACGGCTGAACTGCGCACCTTCCTGCGGGCCGTCGACGCCGAGATGAAGGTCAAGCCGGTCATCTACACCACGGAGCAGTTCGTCAAGGCCTGTATGAAGGGCGACGGTTCGTTGTTCGCGGACCACATGCTCTGGCAGCCCCGGTACCGGAGCAGTGCGTCGGAGCCCACGACCGTGCCGGGCGCCGGGTCCCGCTGGAAGATCTGGCAGCACAGCGAGACGGGAACCGTGCCCGGCATCGAATCGAATAACAGGACCGACCTCAACGTCTTTCGCGGCACCGTCGCCGAACTGGAGCGGCTCGCGCATACCTGA
- a CDS encoding L,D-transpeptidase, protein MKANMSKRLVPGVLTAAAMMTAVVALPPTGATAEAAAPVTTLVFDKNPADPTRSTLSVYKGGVPQSKPFRAGSGVGLTDECVRNKGWIPNGNWKIKLKDKRYDGQFIKGYAVLLENMRCARKSTPRTEMFIHSEMNRDGSQGKSEARRWDGAGDYKSNGCVKLSPSDITELFGLLNRIGWPTHLRVVS, encoded by the coding sequence ATGAAGGCGAACATGTCCAAGCGGCTCGTCCCCGGTGTCCTGACGGCAGCGGCAATGATGACCGCGGTGGTGGCACTGCCTCCCACCGGTGCCACCGCCGAGGCGGCGGCACCGGTGACGACCCTGGTGTTCGACAAGAACCCCGCGGACCCCACCCGGTCGACCCTTTCGGTCTACAAGGGGGGCGTCCCCCAGTCGAAACCGTTCCGGGCCGGGTCCGGCGTCGGTCTCACGGACGAGTGTGTCCGCAACAAGGGATGGATTCCGAACGGCAACTGGAAGATCAAGCTGAAGGACAAGCGCTACGACGGACAGTTCATCAAGGGTTACGCCGTCCTGCTGGAGAACATGAGGTGCGCCCGGAAGTCGACGCCCCGCACCGAGATGTTCATCCACTCCGAGATGAACCGTGACGGCAGCCAGGGGAAGTCGGAGGCCCGCCGCTGGGATGGCGCCGGTGACTACAAGTCGAACGGCTGCGTGAAACTGAGTCCTTCCGACATCACCGAGTTGTTCGGCCTCCTGAACCGCATCGGCTGGCCGACCCACCTCCGGGTGGTCTCCTGA
- the treS gene encoding maltose alpha-D-glucosyltransferase produces the protein MIVNEPVHDTFEDTPAKDRDPDWFKRAVFYEVLVRSFQDSNGDGIGDLKGITSKLDYLQWLGVDCLWLPPFFKSPLRDGGYDVSDYTAVLPEFGDLADFVEFVDAAHQRGMRVIIDFVMNHTSDQHDWFQQSRTDPDGPYGDYYVWADDDKQFQDARIIFVDTETSNWTFDPVRKQYYWHRFFSHQPDLNYENPAVQEEIISALRFWLDLGIDGFRVDAVPYLYQREGTNCENLPETHGFLKRVRKEIDANYPDTVLLAEANQWPEDVVDYFGDYQAGGDECHMAFHFPVMPRIFMAVRRESRYPVSEILAKTPAIPAGCQWGIFLRNHDELTLEMVTDEERDYMYAEYAKDPRMRANIGIRRRLAPLLDNDRNQIELFTALLLSLPGSPILYYGDEIGMGDNIWLGDRDAVRTPMQWTPDRNAGFSSSDPGRLYLPTIMDPVYGYQVTNVEAAMASPSSLLHWTRRMIEIRKQNPAFGLGSYNELPSSNPAVLAFTREHGDDLVLCVHNFSRFAQPTELDLRSFNGRHPVELIGGVRFPAIGQWPYLLTLAGHGFYWFRLRKDAPPS, from the coding sequence ATGATCGTCAATGAGCCCGTCCACGACACGTTCGAGGACACCCCGGCCAAGGACCGCGATCCCGACTGGTTCAAGCGTGCTGTCTTCTACGAGGTCCTCGTCCGGTCCTTCCAGGACTCCAACGGCGACGGCATCGGAGATCTGAAGGGGATCACCTCCAAACTGGACTACCTCCAGTGGCTGGGCGTCGACTGCCTCTGGCTGCCGCCGTTCTTCAAGTCGCCGCTGCGCGACGGCGGTTACGACGTGTCCGACTACACCGCCGTGCTGCCGGAGTTCGGCGATCTCGCCGACTTCGTCGAGTTCGTCGACGCCGCGCACCAGCGCGGCATGCGCGTGATCATCGACTTCGTCATGAATCACACCAGCGACCAGCACGACTGGTTCCAGCAGTCCCGCACGGACCCGGACGGTCCGTACGGCGACTACTACGTCTGGGCCGACGACGACAAGCAGTTCCAGGACGCCCGGATCATCTTCGTCGACACCGAGACGTCCAACTGGACCTTCGACCCGGTGCGCAAGCAGTACTACTGGCACCGGTTCTTCTCGCACCAGCCCGACCTCAACTACGAGAACCCGGCGGTGCAGGAGGAGATCATCTCCGCGCTGCGCTTCTGGCTGGACCTCGGCATCGACGGCTTCCGCGTCGACGCCGTGCCCTACCTCTACCAGCGCGAGGGCACCAACTGCGAGAACCTCCCGGAGACCCACGGCTTCCTCAAGCGGGTCCGCAAGGAGATCGACGCCAACTACCCGGACACCGTGCTGCTCGCCGAGGCCAACCAGTGGCCCGAGGACGTCGTCGACTACTTCGGCGACTACCAGGCAGGCGGCGACGAGTGCCACATGGCGTTCCACTTCCCCGTGATGCCGCGGATCTTCATGGCCGTACGGCGCGAGAGCCGCTACCCGGTCTCGGAAATCCTGGCCAAGACGCCGGCGATCCCGGCGGGCTGCCAGTGGGGCATCTTCCTGCGCAACCACGACGAGCTGACGCTCGAAATGGTCACGGACGAAGAGCGCGACTACATGTACGCGGAGTACGCCAAGGATCCGCGGATGCGGGCCAACATCGGCATCCGCCGCCGCCTCGCACCCCTGCTGGACAACGACCGCAACCAGATCGAGCTGTTCACCGCCCTGCTGCTCTCCCTGCCGGGCTCCCCGATCCTCTACTACGGGGACGAGATCGGGATGGGCGACAACATCTGGCTGGGCGACCGGGATGCCGTACGCACCCCGATGCAGTGGACGCCCGACCGCAACGCCGGCTTCTCCTCCAGCGATCCGGGGCGGCTCTATCTCCCCACGATCATGGATCCGGTCTACGGCTACCAGGTCACCAACGTCGAGGCGGCGATGGCCTCGCCGTCGTCGCTGCTGCACTGGACGCGCCGGATGATCGAGATCCGCAAGCAGAACCCGGCGTTCGGGCTCGGCTCGTACAACGAACTGCCCTCCTCCAACCCCGCCGTGCTCGCCTTCACCCGTGAGCACGGGGACGACCTCGTGCTGTGCGTGCACAACTTCTCTCGGTTCGCGCAGCCGACGGAGCTCGATCTGAGGTCCTTCAACGGGCGTCATCCGGTGGAGCTGATCGGCGGGGTGCGCTTCCCCGCCATCGGTCAGTGGCCCTATCTGCTGACTCTCGCGGGACACGGCTTCTACTGGTTCCGGCTGCGGAAGGACGCGCCGCCGAGCTGA
- a CDS encoding cation:dicarboxylate symporter family transporter — protein MGVAAAKRDRTKYLYLAVIAAVGLGILVGLVAPDAAVELKPIGTGFVNLIKMMISPIIFCTIVLGVGSVRKAAKVGAVGGLALGYFLVMSTVALAIGLVVGNILEPGSSLHLTEATRAAGEAQAGDSESTADFLLGVIPTTIVSAFTEGEVLQTLLIALLAGFALQALGSAGEPVLRGIGHIQRLVFRILAMIMWVAPVGAFGAMAAVVGETGVDALKSLAVIMIGFYVTCALFVFVILGTILRLVAGVNIFALLKYLGREFLLILSTSSSESALPRLIAKMEHMGVSKPVVGITVPTGYSFNLDGTAIYLTMASLFIANATGDPLSIGEQISLLVFMVIASKGAAGVTGAGLATLAGGLQSHRPELVDGVGLIVGIDRFMSEARALTNFAGNAVATVLVGTWTKEIDKERVDRVLSGSLPFDEKMITDEGPAEPYVPEARDGGEEQPSLAKA, from the coding sequence GTGGGAGTGGCCGCCGCCAAGCGGGACCGTACGAAATATCTGTATCTCGCCGTGATCGCGGCGGTGGGCCTCGGCATTCTGGTGGGCCTCGTCGCTCCGGACGCCGCCGTCGAGCTCAAGCCGATCGGAACCGGCTTCGTCAACCTCATCAAGATGATGATCTCGCCGATCATCTTCTGCACGATCGTGCTGGGCGTCGGCTCCGTACGCAAGGCCGCCAAGGTCGGCGCCGTCGGCGGTCTGGCCCTCGGCTACTTCCTGGTGATGTCGACCGTGGCCCTGGCCATCGGTCTGGTCGTCGGCAACATCCTGGAGCCCGGCTCCAGCCTCCACCTCACCGAGGCGACCCGCGCCGCCGGTGAGGCGCAGGCGGGGGACAGCGAGTCCACCGCGGACTTCCTGCTCGGCGTCATCCCCACCACCATCGTGTCGGCGTTCACCGAGGGCGAGGTCCTCCAGACCCTGCTCATCGCCCTGCTCGCGGGCTTCGCACTCCAGGCCCTGGGCTCGGCGGGCGAGCCGGTCCTGCGCGGCATCGGCCACATCCAGCGCCTGGTCTTCCGCATCCTCGCCATGATCATGTGGGTGGCCCCGGTCGGCGCGTTCGGCGCCATGGCCGCGGTGGTCGGCGAGACCGGCGTGGACGCGCTGAAGTCCCTCGCGGTCATCATGATCGGCTTCTACGTCACCTGCGCGCTCTTCGTGTTCGTGATCCTGGGCACGATCCTGCGCCTGGTGGCCGGGGTCAACATCTTCGCCCTGCTGAAGTACCTGGGCCGGGAGTTCCTGCTCATCCTCTCCACCTCCTCGTCCGAGTCGGCCCTGCCGCGGCTGATCGCGAAGATGGAGCACATGGGCGTCAGCAAGCCCGTCGTCGGCATCACCGTGCCGACCGGCTACTCCTTCAACCTCGACGGCACCGCGATCTACCTCACGATGGCCTCGCTCTTCATTGCCAACGCGACGGGCGACCCGCTGAGCATCGGCGAGCAGATCTCGCTGCTGGTCTTCATGGTGATCGCCTCGAAGGGCGCGGCGGGCGTCACCGGCGCCGGACTGGCCACCCTCGCCGGGGGCCTTCAGTCGCACCGGCCCGAGTTGGTGGACGGTGTCGGCCTGATCGTCGGCATCGACCGCTTCATGAGCGAGGCCCGCGCGCTGACGAACTTCGCGGGCAACGCGGTGGCCACGGTACTCGTCGGCACCTGGACCAAGGAGATCGACAAGGAGCGGGTGGACCGAGTCCTCTCCGGATCACTCCCGTTCGACGAGAAGATGATCACGGACGAGGGGCCCGCCGAGCCGTACGTCCCCGAGGCCAGGGACGGCGGCGAGGAGCAGCCCTCGCTCGCGAAGGCGTAG
- a CDS encoding MerR family transcriptional regulator yields the protein MRIGELAERAGTTTRTLRYYESRGLLPARRAENGYRTYDEGDLRLIQQIRTLQDFGFDLEETRPFVDCLRAGHPAGDACPASLAVYRRKLGELDALIGQLQSVRTEVGAQLARAEVEASAELTGGPEPRCELNWEDEG from the coding sequence ATGCGAATCGGGGAACTGGCCGAACGCGCCGGGACGACGACACGGACGCTGCGGTACTACGAGTCACGGGGCCTGCTGCCCGCACGCCGTGCGGAGAACGGCTACCGCACGTACGACGAGGGGGACCTGCGGCTGATCCAGCAGATCCGGACCCTTCAGGACTTCGGGTTCGACCTGGAGGAGACCCGGCCCTTCGTCGACTGCCTGCGCGCCGGCCATCCGGCGGGCGACGCCTGCCCGGCCTCGCTGGCCGTCTACCGGCGCAAGCTCGGCGAGCTGGACGCGCTCATCGGCCAGTTGCAGTCGGTCCGCACGGAGGTGGGCGCCCAGCTGGCCCGCGCCGAAGTCGAGGCCTCCGCCGAGCTGACGGGCGGCCCCGAACCACGTTGTGAACTGAACTGGGAGGACGAAGGATGA
- the trxA gene encoding thioredoxin yields MIHAEGVAEVTDTTFDAEVLAAGVPVLVEFTADWCGPCRQLAPVLSAIAEEESGRIKVVQIDVDHNPEITGRYAVLSMPTLMVFQDGEPVKSMVGARPKRRLLQELEDVLPAVV; encoded by the coding sequence ATGATCCACGCAGAAGGTGTCGCCGAGGTCACCGACACGACGTTCGACGCCGAGGTCCTGGCAGCCGGTGTGCCGGTCCTGGTCGAATTCACCGCCGACTGGTGCGGCCCCTGCCGCCAGCTGGCCCCGGTGCTCAGCGCCATCGCCGAGGAGGAGAGCGGCCGGATCAAGGTGGTGCAGATCGACGTGGACCACAACCCGGAGATCACGGGCCGCTACGCGGTGCTGTCGATGCCGACGCTGATGGTCTTCCAGGACGGCGAACCGGTGAAGTCGATGGTGGGCGCCCGCCCCAAGCGCCGTCTGCTCCAGGAGCTGGAGGACGTGCTGCCTGCGGTGGTCTGA